A single window of Paenibacillus sp. SYP-B4298 DNA harbors:
- a CDS encoding aminotransferase-like domain-containing protein gives MNYRFSDKIAALQPSIIREILKATSGKNVIPFSAGNPAMETFPVEAIREYTQSILEDNPVAALQYGVTEGYAPLREALAEHLKTRFQSGAESDELFVVSGAQQGIELAAKVFCNEGDTILCESPSFIGSLNSFRSLGAKLKGIPMESDGIDLDQLEQALRTERNVKLIYLIPSFQNPTGITTSLAKRKAVYELAKQYDVVVLEDNPYGELRFSGEEVPTIKSMDTEGRVIYVGSFSKILSAGMRVGYVLASKEIASKMIVAKQGEDVHTAMLPQILASKFMTEYDYAGHIKSIRDIYRRKCTLMIELLNQHMSGKLTYHKPEGGLFLWCELPPEVTMLDYCKQAADKGVAVVPGTAFLVDESAPCNSIRLNFSTPSDEQIIRGIEILSTV, from the coding sequence GTGAATTATAGATTTTCCGATAAAATCGCAGCGCTGCAGCCATCGATTATCCGTGAGATTCTGAAAGCGACCTCAGGCAAGAACGTCATTCCATTCTCTGCGGGCAATCCGGCCATGGAGACCTTTCCCGTCGAAGCGATCCGCGAGTATACCCAGTCTATTCTGGAGGACAATCCGGTCGCAGCGCTGCAATACGGCGTCACGGAGGGCTATGCGCCGCTGCGCGAGGCGCTGGCGGAGCATCTCAAGACTCGCTTTCAGTCCGGTGCGGAGTCGGACGAGCTGTTCGTCGTATCCGGCGCACAGCAGGGCATCGAGCTGGCAGCCAAGGTGTTCTGCAATGAGGGCGACACGATTCTGTGCGAGAGCCCGAGCTTTATCGGGTCGCTGAACAGCTTCCGTTCGCTCGGAGCGAAGCTCAAGGGCATCCCGATGGAGAGTGACGGCATCGATCTGGATCAGTTGGAGCAGGCGCTGCGAACCGAGCGCAATGTCAAGCTGATCTATCTTATCCCTAGCTTCCAGAATCCGACAGGCATAACAACAAGTCTGGCGAAGCGCAAGGCCGTCTACGAGCTGGCCAAGCAGTATGATGTGGTCGTACTGGAGGATAATCCTTATGGAGAGCTGCGGTTCAGCGGGGAGGAAGTGCCGACGATCAAGTCCATGGATACAGAGGGACGTGTCATCTATGTCGGCTCCTTCTCCAAGATATTGTCCGCCGGGATGCGCGTCGGGTATGTGCTGGCGTCGAAGGAGATCGCCTCCAAGATGATCGTCGCCAAGCAGGGCGAGGATGTGCATACGGCGATGCTGCCGCAGATTCTGGCTAGCAAATTCATGACGGAATACGACTATGCCGGCCACATCAAGAGCATACGGGACATTTATCGCCGCAAATGCACCTTGATGATCGAGCTGCTGAACCAGCATATGAGCGGAAAGCTGACCTATCATAAGCCGGAGGGCGGGCTGTTCCTGTGGTGCGAGCTGCCGCCAGAGGTGACGATGCTGGACTATTGCAAGCAGGCAGCCGACAAGGGCGTAGCGGTTGTGCCAGGTACAGCATTCCTGGTTGATGAGTCTGCCCCATGCAACTCCATTCGATTGAATTTCTCGACGCCGTCAGATGAACAGATCATCAGAGGAATCGAGATTCTATCGACCG
- a CDS encoding mechanosensitive ion channel family protein — protein MKFIQMWFEELGTSAGMAVYLANAVMVVGIILLSIAANYVTKKVVLKIIAYYVLNNRYTWDNIMLERKVFHKLSHIVPAVIIYYSAALFPLYQSLIEKGVYIYLIIVVLMVLNALLDAVNDIYVTYEISKARPIRGYIQVVKIFIYMIGGILLISNLIGESPVILLSGIGALSAVIMLIFKDSILGLVAGVQLTSNDMVRVGDWIEMSKYGADGEVLDISLNTVKVQNWDKTITTIPTYALISDSFKNWRGMQRSGGRRIKRAVYVDMSSITICTPEMIERFRRIHILQDYIARKEEEIEQYNEEHEIDRSVKVNGRALTNIGIFRVYIQSYLDRHPRIHRGMTCMVRQLQPAESGLPIEVYAFTNDIAWAVYEGIQSDIFDHILAVAPEFGLRVFQNPSGHDMKHMLSQEAEREYA, from the coding sequence ATGAAATTCATTCAGATGTGGTTCGAGGAGCTGGGTACATCTGCTGGCATGGCGGTCTATCTGGCCAATGCCGTCATGGTTGTCGGCATTATCTTATTGAGCATTGCGGCTAATTATGTCACGAAGAAGGTTGTTCTGAAGATTATTGCATATTACGTTCTCAACAATCGCTATACGTGGGATAACATCATGCTGGAGCGCAAGGTGTTCCACAAGCTGTCCCATATCGTTCCGGCTGTCATCATCTATTATTCGGCTGCCCTGTTCCCGCTCTATCAATCACTGATAGAGAAGGGCGTCTATATTTATCTCATCATCGTGGTGCTCATGGTATTGAATGCGTTGCTGGATGCCGTCAATGACATCTATGTCACCTATGAAATCTCGAAGGCCAGACCGATCCGGGGCTACATACAAGTCGTCAAGATTTTCATCTATATGATCGGCGGCATTCTGCTTATCTCCAATCTGATCGGGGAGAGCCCGGTGATCTTGCTCAGCGGGATCGGGGCGCTGTCTGCGGTCATTATGCTGATCTTCAAGGACTCTATTCTCGGTCTGGTTGCCGGAGTGCAGTTGACCTCCAACGATATGGTGCGGGTGGGTGACTGGATCGAGATGTCGAAGTACGGGGCGGATGGCGAGGTGCTGGATATATCCTTGAATACGGTCAAGGTGCAGAACTGGGACAAGACGATTACGACGATCCCGACCTATGCGCTGATCTCCGATTCGTTCAAGAACTGGCGGGGAATGCAGCGCTCCGGTGGAAGACGCATTAAGCGTGCCGTGTATGTGGACATGAGCAGTATCACAATCTGCACACCGGAGATGATTGAACGGTTCCGCAGAATTCATATTCTTCAGGATTATATTGCCCGCAAGGAGGAGGAGATTGAGCAATATAATGAGGAGCATGAGATTGACCGCTCCGTGAAGGTCAATGGCCGGGCGCTGACGAACATCGGTATATTCAGAGTGTATATTCAGTCTTATCTCGATCGCCATCCAAGGATTCACCGTGGCATGACCTGTATGGTGCGCCAATTGCAGCCTGCAGAATCAGGCTTGCCGATCGAGGTCTATGCGTTCACGAATGATATTGCCTGGGCAGTCTATGAGGGGATTCAGTCCGATATTTTTGACCATATACTGGCGGTTGCGCCGGAGTTCGGACTGCGGGTGTTCCAGAACCCTTCGGGTCATGACATGAAGCATATGCTTTCGCAAGAGGCCGAGCGGGAATACGCCTGA
- a CDS encoding glycerophosphodiester phosphodiesterase family protein → MKFARKLMPLMLAGSMLVGALSPIAGTVDAAEARAELSVRKTTVAPIIDGSLDESIWSINEELSVPLSAEGSDALQSRMGLMWDNDYLYIGVQNSDPLLAASPNVAQDPTGQAGDYWWDHPNVSIYLDPTLHQSAPFQGKDVQLGFVYKPDTTTPYFSFGAAQTHTGRDEKSILRAISTTAEGWNLEVAIPWSFLEVDPLQVRQLGLEVAAGAHHMKEDSTLLSPLKAWSAYNSQSFWNDTSGYGVIRLDDANPLSGNVSDVLLEEDFSSYADGATPYGWISNVNGSSPPFQVQGGRLVADAGAAGQQSRIFAPVQWDDYVVEADMQFQQVLNSGRWASLIFRAPSAGVHPYNQMAVRQSGAYEFALRDASNQWQVPHKGTSEALELNKDYTFKVRVVGNNVKEYIKAAEADTYQLLIDQSMDSLLLERGKVGFQVDQARLSVANLKVTRVVPTNLEFTLPTEVEALTGALQAPVQVAYSDGIVEAVDSKRLKWRSSDETVVRVVNNELLPLAEGTAQVTAVYRNIEVTRELTVKPSRTGKKVVKLSHDTGYMLANTNEAIDLSQWQFAADFSDYSSGMVAGNTLVWHAEAADAVITDGMLTLKRPGLLKLQAQADEAVIDFYMVAKAASDTEYVLYEEDFDGVAEGALPEGWRVLEQAGSSAIGVKDGQLELNASGQTARVLLPKELDQFGDYRIDAVVTHAKVNEPTRWHSIMYRVQNSNYPYYQMAVRQNATAANGVEFAERTPANGWSVMASRAYSERIQADKLYTYTIKAHGNRVQQWINDELLIHTSGARSYQQGAIGLQANGSVMRVDSIKVSLQLEELPPTLEENIVNVVEPDTSISLAPTVVATMEGQAKLELQEGKLPATVMLHLNDKLQVTGTKDGEPVQSVEDALKVLGSKVMPAFYVHDAQTVTALIAYLKRQEIGDTFVVSDQPELVKQARTAYPLIRGIIDFPDASAELTSEQLMDIRRTTNASMAKIALLPERAASREQVEYLQGRLITVWAKVDGGSSMPEAVTHHKLITAGVNGIVTASPGTLIDALATYNQHTTLIRKPWIIGHRGIPALAPENTLESAKLAYDKGADIVENDIYLTKDNQIVIMHDSTLDRTTNATGAVEGNYTLAELQAILANKQFPSEYPNARIPSLEQFFKEFKQTDLIHFIEIKTNNPNIIDPLVALIQQYDVEDQVVIITFDANQLKRMNEKMPGMSNGYLLGGGLAADSDIPGSIYRVLSTIQPLGATYNTGYGTFGSKFLEASKHRGITTWPWTYRNRNDFTNAFVMGTYGLTTDYAHWASNWPNQVSSEQPSYTLQVGEQAELNVKVRTYTGEEAGQSGEVVILSGQEFIEAAGGKVRAKANGTAYVSVRYTSTKEGAPVYDLYTQPIAVQVKAPVALPTSVTIDQQNVNLTVGSSVQLTATVMPEAADKSITWTIQASSTPNVIELTEAGAVKAMKPGTATVRATSIARDVYAERVITVKQGQVYYPGQPTTPTTPSTPGTESGQQPGQEQEPTPGTESGKAIAVEATVDGATSLARAEVKADQLASALQAAGGGGVKTVRIKVAVQSGAGVQQIEVAVPSNALNQPTLQHQLEIITEYGTVILPSNYVDSSVSTTGDKVKLTISRADAARISEPLRAKIGSRPVIQVQLTGNNQAVIPGRAGAAVEIELPYQLADREQDHAHTLVVWAIDENGHATAVPGARYDATAAAVRGGLNEMGTYAIAQMGAAPFNDLDKYGWAKQQIEALAAREVILGTRTDTYSPAALMTRADYVTLLVRMLGLEGSSVTPFTDVRATDYYYEPLNIAKSLGLIEGQGEGRYHPKGTITRQEMFTIAARALDKLELKQLDSDASLKGYSDADQVAAYAKESVAGLIASGLVQGSNGKLHPTASATRAETAVFLYRLLNHIYE, encoded by the coding sequence GTGAAATTTGCCCGAAAATTAATGCCGCTCATGCTTGCTGGTTCGATGCTGGTCGGTGCGCTGTCTCCGATCGCCGGTACTGTAGATGCCGCGGAAGCACGCGCAGAGCTGAGCGTGCGCAAGACGACAGTGGCCCCGATCATCGACGGCAGCCTGGATGAATCGATCTGGAGCATCAACGAAGAGCTGTCCGTCCCGCTGAGCGCGGAGGGAAGCGATGCGTTGCAATCTCGTATGGGGCTCATGTGGGATAACGACTATCTGTATATCGGTGTGCAAAATTCAGATCCGCTTCTGGCAGCGAGCCCGAACGTAGCTCAGGACCCGACAGGACAAGCCGGCGATTATTGGTGGGATCATCCCAATGTATCGATCTATCTTGATCCGACCTTGCATCAATCCGCTCCGTTCCAGGGCAAGGATGTGCAGCTTGGCTTTGTCTACAAGCCGGACACGACGACCCCATATTTCAGCTTCGGCGCTGCGCAGACCCATACCGGGCGGGATGAGAAGAGCATCCTGCGTGCCATCTCGACGACAGCCGAGGGCTGGAATCTGGAGGTCGCCATCCCGTGGAGCTTCCTGGAGGTCGATCCTCTTCAGGTCAGGCAGCTTGGTCTGGAGGTTGCGGCTGGCGCTCATCACATGAAGGAGGACAGCACGCTCCTAAGTCCGCTCAAGGCGTGGAGTGCCTACAACAGCCAATCGTTCTGGAACGATACAAGCGGCTATGGCGTGATTAGGCTGGATGATGCCAATCCACTCAGCGGGAACGTCAGCGATGTGCTGCTTGAAGAGGATTTTAGCTCGTATGCGGATGGTGCGACACCATATGGCTGGATAAGCAATGTGAACGGCAGCAGCCCTCCCTTCCAGGTTCAGGGCGGTCGGCTCGTGGCTGACGCAGGCGCTGCGGGGCAGCAATCGCGAATCTTCGCCCCGGTGCAATGGGATGACTACGTGGTGGAGGCGGATATGCAATTCCAGCAGGTGCTCAACTCGGGCCGCTGGGCTTCGCTGATCTTCCGCGCGCCTTCGGCTGGCGTGCATCCGTACAATCAGATGGCTGTCCGGCAATCGGGTGCTTATGAGTTCGCTTTGCGGGATGCCAGCAACCAATGGCAGGTGCCGCACAAGGGCACGTCAGAGGCGCTGGAGCTGAACAAGGACTATACCTTCAAGGTGAGAGTCGTTGGCAATAATGTCAAGGAGTATATCAAGGCGGCGGAGGCGGACACGTATCAATTGCTGATCGATCAGTCGATGGACAGCCTCCTGCTGGAGCGCGGCAAGGTCGGATTCCAGGTGGACCAGGCGAGGCTGTCCGTTGCTAATCTCAAGGTGACCCGGGTGGTGCCGACGAATCTGGAGTTCACGCTGCCGACCGAGGTTGAAGCACTGACAGGTGCGCTCCAGGCTCCTGTTCAGGTCGCCTACTCCGATGGCATCGTCGAAGCCGTAGACAGCAAGCGGCTCAAGTGGCGCTCGTCGGATGAGACGGTCGTCCGTGTCGTCAATAATGAGCTGCTTCCGCTGGCAGAGGGAACGGCTCAGGTTACGGCTGTCTATCGCAATATCGAGGTGACACGCGAGCTGACGGTCAAGCCATCGCGAACAGGCAAGAAGGTCGTGAAGCTGAGTCATGATACAGGCTATATGCTAGCCAATACGAATGAAGCGATCGATCTTAGCCAGTGGCAATTCGCTGCCGATTTCAGCGACTATTCGAGCGGGATGGTGGCGGGCAATACACTCGTCTGGCATGCCGAGGCTGCTGATGCCGTTATTACGGATGGCATGCTGACGCTGAAGCGTCCAGGATTGCTGAAATTACAAGCCCAAGCGGATGAAGCTGTCATCGACTTCTATATGGTAGCCAAAGCTGCGTCCGATACGGAATATGTGCTGTATGAGGAGGATTTCGATGGAGTGGCAGAGGGCGCGCTGCCAGAGGGCTGGCGTGTGCTGGAGCAGGCGGGCAGCTCGGCGATCGGGGTCAAGGACGGTCAATTGGAGCTCAATGCCAGCGGACAGACAGCTCGGGTGCTACTGCCCAAGGAGCTGGATCAGTTCGGCGACTACCGCATTGATGCGGTGGTCACGCATGCCAAGGTCAATGAGCCTACCCGTTGGCATTCCATCATGTATCGTGTGCAAAACAGCAATTATCCATATTATCAGATGGCTGTCCGGCAAAATGCCACAGCAGCCAACGGTGTCGAATTCGCGGAGCGGACACCGGCCAACGGCTGGAGTGTCATGGCATCCCGTGCATACAGCGAGCGAATTCAAGCCGACAAGCTGTACACCTATACGATCAAGGCGCATGGCAACCGGGTACAGCAATGGATTAATGATGAATTGCTCATCCATACCTCCGGCGCGCGCAGCTATCAGCAAGGCGCTATCGGGCTGCAGGCCAACGGCAGCGTCATGAGGGTGGACAGCATCAAGGTTTCGCTGCAATTGGAGGAGCTGCCGCCTACTCTGGAGGAAAATATTGTGAACGTGGTCGAGCCGGACACCAGCATCTCGCTCGCGCCAACCGTCGTGGCCACTATGGAGGGGCAGGCGAAGCTGGAGCTGCAAGAGGGCAAGCTTCCGGCAACTGTGATGCTGCATCTCAATGATAAGCTGCAGGTGACGGGGACGAAGGACGGCGAGCCTGTGCAGAGCGTGGAGGATGCATTGAAGGTGCTGGGCAGCAAGGTGATGCCTGCCTTCTATGTTCATGATGCCCAGACGGTCACGGCACTGATCGCCTACCTGAAGCGTCAAGAGATCGGTGATACATTTGTTGTATCCGACCAGCCGGAGCTGGTCAAGCAAGCGCGCACGGCCTATCCGCTTATCCGCGGTATCATCGATTTCCCGGATGCGTCTGCCGAGCTGACAAGCGAGCAACTGATGGATATACGCAGAACGACCAATGCCAGCATGGCGAAGATTGCCTTGCTGCCGGAGCGCGCCGCCTCGCGGGAGCAGGTTGAATATTTGCAAGGTCGGCTCATTACGGTATGGGCCAAAGTCGATGGAGGCTCGTCGATGCCGGAGGCTGTTACCCATCATAAGCTGATTACAGCCGGTGTGAATGGGATCGTCACCGCATCGCCCGGGACACTGATCGATGCTCTGGCGACGTATAATCAGCACACGACGCTCATCCGCAAGCCGTGGATCATCGGACACCGGGGCATTCCGGCGCTGGCGCCGGAGAACACGCTGGAGAGCGCGAAGCTGGCCTATGACAAGGGCGCGGACATTGTGGAGAATGACATCTACCTGACGAAGGATAATCAGATCGTCATTATGCACGACAGCACACTTGACCGCACAACCAATGCCACCGGCGCGGTAGAGGGCAATTATACGCTGGCGGAGCTGCAAGCGATATTAGCCAACAAGCAGTTCCCGAGCGAGTATCCGAATGCGCGGATTCCGTCGCTAGAGCAGTTTTTCAAGGAATTCAAGCAGACCGATCTGATCCATTTCATCGAGATCAAGACGAATAATCCGAACATCATCGACCCGTTGGTGGCGCTGATCCAGCAATACGATGTCGAGGATCAGGTGGTAATCATCACCTTTGATGCCAATCAGCTCAAGCGCATGAATGAGAAAATGCCAGGCATGTCGAACGGTTACCTGCTTGGCGGCGGTCTGGCTGCCGACTCGGATATTCCGGGCTCGATCTACCGGGTGCTTAGCACGATCCAACCGCTGGGCGCAACGTATAATACTGGCTACGGCACCTTCGGCAGCAAATTTCTGGAGGCGTCCAAGCATCGCGGCATTACGACATGGCCATGGACGTACCGCAATCGGAATGATTTCACGAACGCCTTCGTGATGGGCACCTATGGATTAACGACGGATTATGCCCATTGGGCTTCGAACTGGCCCAATCAGGTTAGCTCTGAACAGCCGAGCTATACCTTGCAGGTGGGAGAACAGGCGGAGCTTAACGTGAAGGTGCGCACGTATACAGGAGAAGAGGCCGGTCAGAGCGGCGAAGTCGTCATACTCAGTGGACAGGAGTTCATTGAGGCCGCAGGCGGCAAGGTGCGGGCCAAGGCGAACGGCACCGCGTATGTCTCCGTTCGTTATACGAGTACGAAGGAGGGGGCGCCGGTCTATGATCTGTATACCCAGCCGATCGCCGTGCAAGTGAAAGCGCCCGTAGCCTTGCCGACCTCAGTGACGATCGATCAGCAGAATGTCAATCTGACAGTCGGCAGCAGCGTGCAACTGACAGCGACGGTCATGCCGGAGGCAGCCGACAAGTCGATCACCTGGACCATTCAAGCGTCTTCGACGCCGAATGTCATCGAGCTGACGGAAGCTGGCGCAGTCAAGGCAATGAAGCCGGGGACAGCCACAGTTCGGGCAACCAGCATCGCCCGTGATGTATATGCCGAGCGTGTCATTACGGTGAAGCAAGGACAGGTCTACTACCCTGGACAGCCGACCACGCCAACAACGCCGTCAACTCCGGGAACCGAGTCAGGGCAGCAGCCTGGACAGGAGCAAGAGCCGACTCCAGGCACGGAATCTGGCAAGGCGATTGCGGTGGAGGCTACAGTGGATGGGGCGACATCATTGGCGCGGGCCGAGGTGAAGGCTGATCAGCTAGCATCTGCGCTGCAAGCCGCTGGCGGGGGAGGAGTGAAGACCGTGCGCATCAAGGTAGCCGTACAATCTGGCGCAGGGGTGCAGCAGATCGAGGTGGCTGTGCCGTCCAATGCGCTGAACCAGCCGACATTGCAGCACCAGCTTGAGATTATAACGGAGTATGGCACGGTGATCCTGCCATCCAACTACGTGGACAGCTCTGTGAGCACAACTGGCGACAAGGTGAAGCTGACGATCAGCAGAGCAGATGCGGCGCGCATATCCGAGCCGTTGAGGGCCAAGATCGGCAGCCGTCCGGTCATTCAGGTACAGCTCACTGGCAACAATCAAGCGGTCATCCCAGGACGGGCAGGCGCAGCGGTTGAGATCGAGCTGCCGTACCAGCTTGCTGATCGCGAGCAGGATCATGCACATACCCTCGTTGTATGGGCGATCGATGAGAACGGCCATGCGACAGCAGTGCCGGGGGCTCGTTATGATGCGACGGCTGCAGCCGTGCGCGGGGGATTAAACGAGATGGGCACCTACGCGATTGCGCAGATGGGCGCGGCTCCATTTAACGATCTGGACAAGTATGGATGGGCGAAGCAGCAGATCGAAGCTTTGGCGGCCAGAGAGGTCATTCTGGGCACCCGCACGGACACCTACAGTCCGGCTGCCTTGATGACGAGAGCGGATTATGTGACATTACTCGTTCGGATGCTGGGACTGGAGGGCTCGTCCGTCACGCCTTTCACGGATGTTCGGGCTACGGATTATTATTACGAGCCGCTTAACATCGCGAAGTCCTTGGGATTAATCGAAGGACAAGGCGAGGGACGCTATCATCCGAAGGGAACGATTACGCGCCAGGAGATGTTTACGATTGCGGCGAGAGCGCTGGACAAGCTGGAGCTGAAGCAACTGGATTCAGATGCGAGCCTGAAGGGGTATAGCGATGCCGATCAGGTTGCCGCCTATGCGAAGGAAAGTGTTGCTGGTCTGATCGCCTCCGGCCTGGTTCAAGGGAGCAACGGCAAGCTTCATCCGACAGCGAGCGCAACCCGGGCAGAGACGGCCGTATTCCTGTACCGGCTGCTGAACCACATCTACGAATAG